tagaaaaatcttcaACGACCTTAATCTTATCACCAAATTTTATATGTCACATTTAAGTATATCTTTCATAGAAACCTATTTTCATCATAAtgaaactatatgatataatatttttttgtctaaacATTTTTATACTAAAAACTGATAAGATTACTGTTTGTAActacaattatatatatcaGCTTTTATTGATTTTGGATAATAACaggttaattaatattttttagataatgataatatataattaaattttcttttactcgattattatttatgtaagcttaccttttatttttggttgattttattgttgtatatgaatatataattatctatattatgaataaatataattatctaATTATTAAGCATtataaataaagataattattcattaaatgtAGAATGACTCtaattactctatttttaatgtgatagttcagataaaaaaatatcaatttgaAACTAATAGTATCACAATTTTATATTAGagtatatttgtttaattaacTACTAATACAATCTATAAATTTGTATCACTACCATAACCAACCCATTTGTAAAAAAGTTCATGCCTTGTTTTAATTTTGAgttcatacatttttatttactcAGGATTCACAAAAATAACGTCCATAAGACCAAGAACTTACATGTACACTGTACATCTTCTACGTCTTTTATGCTCCTTGATTTTAGatctacttcttttttttgttcttggacAGCCGAAGCCCAAAGTCCAAAAATTCATATAACAAAATAGTGATGCTACAAACTAAAAGAAACTCAAGTCAAAAAAACATAAGAGAATACAATTATATTTATCTAGACAATATAATCCTTCTTCTATCTCCATAGCCACTGAAAAAATTCAATATGAACAAAACCAGAAAGAatcacataataaaaaaatatacataagatATCCGAAGCAATATGACGTcacttaatattatataaactaaactaTAATTTAAAAGAGATGAATaggttttgttttataatattatcgtGTGAACAAAAAGATAACAAttggttaaatatatattataatctagcaacattatatatttattaagtaAAACTATTAATTAGAATTATCAAGCATATGATAAATAACCAAAATTACCTAAATTATagaaacatgacaaataagcaaataaaCTAAAACTATGAAAAGCATGAAAATCAGCAAAATCAgaaaaatcacttcataaataatagtatagaaaatatatttatataatttttttgcttgactaatatttaattatcaattgtttttttatcttaatttttttaacttttataataaaatattgttttcagatagcaacataatatatataagaacaatctaatttttataattctattatattattttataatcaattatttaatgtaacatataacattataaactttatactattaaaataaaattcatttttaattatatataaaattcagtaaagatattgtttaaaatttgtttttaatataacatagaaatttaatattattaacattcgtttttaattatatacaagattcattaaagataattttaaattaatatattaatgacTCAGctaataacaaataataaatcaatgatttaggtaaaatctaataaaaacatgacaagtaaacaaaattacttaaaatcatggagaacatgacaaataagcaaaatcacttcataaataataatatagattttcaaaaacttttactattGAATGCTATTTGATGATAAAGTTTTCAAAGTGTTATTATAGAGACTTGTTTTTCTTATCGTTTTTGCAGTGATATTCTTAGCGATCTCAGCATTGATACAGTTTCTCTGCGTGATTCTTTACGCGTATGTTTTCCCGAAACTCCCCATCGTTAATTATTATCGAAGAAAAGCGGCCTCTGAAGGATCTAAAACTGTTAATGCTGATCTTGCTGCTGGTGGTATCCAAAATCAATCATATTCGGTAAATTCAGATTTCTTATGAATATatgtttcttgattctttttaGAAAGATTCTTCACCTTATTCATTGTTTAGTTGTCTTGATTCTTTTCTATGCAGACTGATGATGTTTCCAATAATCAAAGGTTAAGCAACAAAGAGCTCTTAGTTCAAAACATAGACTATGCAGTGAATCTAGCCCTCATCTACCTTATATCATTATCCATTTTTCCGGGGTTCTTATATGAGAACACGGGACAACACGGGCTAGGCTCTTGGTATGCGCTTGTCCTAGTAGCCATGTATAATTGTGGGAACATGGTTGGGAGGTACACACCGCTGGTGGAATGGCTCAAGATTGAGAACAGAAAAGGACTCACCCTTGCGGTTTTGTCACGTTTTCTCTTCATCCCGGCGTTCTACTTCACTGCAAAGTATGGTGATCAAGGATGGATGATTATGCTCGTTTCTTTATTGGGATTGACGACTGGTCATTTCAATGTTTGCATTCTCATCACTGCTCCTAAAGGCTACAATGTAAGCTATTTGAATTTTTCGTATATCGAGAAAGATTTGATTGTTTATTTTCGTTTGCTTATTTACAAGAAAACAAATGTTAATGTGTGGTTTTAATGTTAACAACATTATGTTTGAATATTTAAACGCAAACGCAAAAAATAATACAGCAGTGTTTGAGACTAAAACAATGGATAATCGGTCTCATATTTGTTCTGActttgttaaataaaattttgttttatttttgtgaagGGTCCGGAGAAGAATGCGTTAGGGAACTTGCTGGTGGTTTTCTTAATAGGAGGAATAGTTGCAGGAACTTCTTTGGGTTGGCTATGGCTTATTGGTAAGAAGAATGCCTTCTGATTACTCCTCATTTCTCATTCACCAAAACAACAACATTGTCATTTGCTTATAATCTTGTTATATGATATTATCCTTGAAACCAGAGTATATTTAATTACATTTGCTATATCTGGGGTGGAAAAGAATAATTGTCTGctagtaattttttttgctacaaccgccataagaaaataaaacagcTGAAAGAAATGACAAACAAACCATAACACATGGAACTAGAGATGTTGAAGATAATATACTATTCATTTATGTTTCCAACTATATAACTTTAACATAGCAGAATACTCTATTTTTAACCCGTCTTACAATACCAAGTACAAGattatggattttttttaaagatattattTAAAGGTTGAGAAAACAAAGTGTACAAGCAAATGCCTAGTGGGCTAAGTAGCCTTACATAACCAAAAGACTATGGACTGAGGCCGTACATATCCTAAAACTGAGCCAAACAATAACTCATTAGTAGCTACAACAAAACTTAAGTTGATTTTTGTAGTACAtcatttgtttggtttgaaCTAGTACAATGCTTGCATGGATCATAGTGGATGTCCTCCATAACTAAAACTAATCCtccattattattttcttgtaatCTGTAAGTGTTATTATCCTTGGAACCAGATGATATTTGGTTATCTATGCTAAGTAATTGTTCCTTTTACTGATAACATTTTCTCGTACCATTTTTTATTATGTAAGGCTTAGATCAGATAAGGTAAAGTCTTTATCAATGATTTTATAAGCCTTCACCATCGCAACTTCATTTTTTTCACTTTTGGAAATGATTTATAAGTCcttctaaattattttattaatcctTATAAGctttatacattattttgtaactcttataaatattttatatgtctttataaatattttataaaatagaataaattattttaaattttataaatgataattgTAAACTTTTAAAACACTTATTCTTTATTTTGAACTCTTACAGctggttttattatattttctaagtGATTAACAGGCCTATGTAAATGATTTATATGCCTTTATAATTTCTTgtatattatttatgaaaatttataaccaattacaagtttttataaatatttttttttaaaaacaaattccaatttagtgattttataaacttttatcaaatttcaaaaacttttacaaattattttatg
The nucleotide sequence above comes from Brassica napus cultivar Da-Ae chromosome A9, Da-Ae, whole genome shotgun sequence. Encoded proteins:
- the LOC106363010 gene encoding equilibrative nucleotide transporter 3-like → MADGYENQAPQKFEGKFQAKVICCILGIGCLASWNSMLTIADYYYHVFPDYHPSRVLTVVYQPFALGTIVILAYHESKINTRKRNLIGYIIFTISTLLLIVLDLTTRGRGGIGPYIGLCAIVASFGLAEATVHGGMIGDLSLMCPELIQSFVAGMGAAGALTSAFRLMTKAAFENSNDGLRKGAMIFLAISALIQFLCVILYAYVFPKLPIVNYYRRKAASEGSKTVNADLAAGGIQNQSYSTDDVSNNQRLSNKELLVQNIDYAVNLALIYLISLSIFPGFLYENTGQHGLGSWYALVLVAMYNCGNMVGRYTPLVEWLKIENRKGLTLAVLSRFLFIPAFYFTAKYGDQGWMIMLVSLLGLTTGHFNVCILITAPKGYNGPEKNALGNLLVVFLIGGIVAGTSLGWLWLIGKKNAF